The genomic interval GTAAAGACAGCGGATACTTCTTTAATGCTTTTACCTTGGATTTGCTCATCTATATTGTCTAATAATTCGTATAATTCTTTCCGTTTTTCTTTGACCAGGCGAAGTCCATCTACTTTTTCGCCGGTTTCGGGGTCGAGATCTTCTGCATTGTCGAAACTTAAGTCTTTAAAAATTAAGTCTCTAACTGTTTCATGTACGTTTTGGGTTGCGGTTAATTCTTCTAAGTAGTGTTTAGATTTTTTCTCTTTTAGATCTTCGAGGGGCTCTTCGTCCTCGTCGTCATCAATGGCTCGTTCTTCGGTTGGTGCTGATTCTTCTATATTCGCATCAGTCGAAAGATCATTAATGAAGTCAAGGTCTAACTCTTCAACTTCAAGAGGGTTAGACGGTTCCCCCGCCTCTAAATCCAACGGGTTTTTTTCAGGGCTAGATTTTGCTTGTTGAAGTAGTCTCTTTTTCATATATCAAATCTTTAATTTAGGTTAAATTAATGGTGATCGACCCACAATTCACAAAGAACAAAGGGAAGAGTATTGCTTATTTTCAATGCTATATGTCACCTATAACAATTTTAGCACAAACCTCACAGTCCAAAAGTATTTTCTGAACTTATTTGCAAAAAGTCTCTCTATTGGTTGGTTATTCTGGTGAAGATTTCTCAAGTAGCATATTCATAGCGCGTGAAAAAAAACTCCACTCTCGGGCGCTTTCTTCCAAAAACTTTTTTCCCTTGGTCGTTATAGAGTAAACCTTTACATTCGGTTTATTTTCCCGCTCCTCCCACTTTGATTCTATCAGGCCCTCTTTCTCGAATTTGTGCAGAGAAGGGTAGACAGTGCCCTCAGCGATGCTAAAGACTCCAAGGCTCTTATCCTCAAGTCGTTGGTTAAACGCATACGCATGGCACGGCCCATCGTTGAAAATGCTGAGGATAATTGGTTTTAAGTGGCCCTTTAAAAGTTCGCGATTGAATTTCATTTATGTACCTTACAATAAAAGGGGTTGTAATGCAAGGTGTGTTTTTGCTGGGATTTTCTTGCATTTTAGCTTTGGGCTGAAAGAGTATGGGTTTGTGCGCTCATGCCTTGCCTTGGTGGCTACGAGGTGGTATTGGCTGGGATTTATATGCTCTTGCTCAGGCGTAATTGTGTTGAAAGGTATGGTGGTTTGTTTGTTATGAGTAGAGGGCGGGGTGAAGTGCTGAGGCTCATATGAATTCTTTTATCTACTGGACTTAGTCGAGTTTAGTTTATCTTTGTGGGCGCTTGCTTCGCTGGTGTTGCTGTGGTATTTTGTTTTCGTAGTGGACTTAGTTAAGTTGAGTTTTGTCTTCGCCTCGGTGGGGATTGGTGAGTTATTTACGCGTTTCATGGTTAATATTGTTTATATATCTGTTTTGTATGGAGTTATGATTACTGTGTGGTAATACTGCTTAAGTGTTGCTGGCTCGAGATGGTTTGTTTTTAAGGTTAAGTATGCTTATCTAGAATTTACTTTAATTTAAGTGGATTTTTATGATGGATACTGCTGTTTTAATTGGCAGGTTTTTGCCTGATTTATAAAATTATAATGAATAATTATTCTCGAAAACATCGCTTACGGTCCACATAGATATGCTTGAAATTGACACGGCGAATCCTTCTGAATGATTTCATATCCTGGTTTGTTAAAATACTTGATATAATAAGTGCAGATTAATGAATTGATTATAAACATTATGAATTGCGGAATACCTGATTACCTAAGGTTATGTTGCTGGTTGTGGCCTCGTTTTTATATTATGTAATTATAATAAACGAATAACATGATAGATTTTATTATTCATTCCTTTGAAGAAACAAAAATCGCGTAGATGAGGCAAGGGGATTGAGGGGGTATAGAAGTTAAAGTGAATTATTAAGAAAAGTTCATGTGTTTTATATGTTTTGGTTTGAAAAAGCGTAATATGTGTTAGGGGTGTAGTCTTAAGTGCATGTTAATTAGATGGTTTTGGAGTTCAGTTCAATCGTGACAGGGCCATCATTGACTAACTCAACGTCCATCATGGCGGCGAAGCGCCCTGTTTCAGTACGGACGCCTTTTGAGCGGCAATAGTCTACTGCCTGGTTGTAGAGTTGCTCTGCTTTTTGGGGTGGAGCGGCGGCGTCAAAATTTGGCCTTCTTCCTTTGCGGCAATCAGCGAACAGCGTGAATTGAGAGACGATGAGCAACTCTCCCTGAATATCAAGTAGCGACTTGTCGAATTTTCCGTCTTGATTTGCGAAAATGCGCAGATTACAAAATTTATCAACCAGCCATTTCATGTCATCAGCGCTGTCGTCTTTGGCAACGCCAAGTAGTACAAGCAGTCCTTGACCAATCTGACCAACCATCTCTCCATCAATTGTGACAGACGCGCGCGATACGCGCTGTAAAATCGCTTTCATTGCAATTCATCTCCAAAATAGGGAATTCAGCGGCAGGGAAGTCGGTCAGCGTGATTTTTCGATTTCGAGTTTTTTTTCTTGCAGGTAGATAATTTTTCCCGGCAGTTCGCGCAGCAGCCGTTCGGCTTTGATTCGGTTTGCGGTGTTGGAATATGTGCCTTGCTGGTTATGGATGGCTTGTTCATCCTGACGAACGCGATTGAGAATTTCCTTTGATTGGGCGATTTCTGAATCAAGCGCTTTGAGGTCGGACGATTTTGTCTGAAATTCGGTCAGAAAATCATCTTTCTCTTTTGAAGGCAAGAAAGGCTTGCGTGAACCTTGCACCGAAGACGTAGATGGCACGACATTGACGGTTTTGGGTCTGGGCGTATATCCGCTTTTCTTTAACGGTTTGCTTGCTTCTTGTTTTTTAACCAATTGGTCGAGCATAAAGATCAACTGAGGGATGCGTGATTCCGGCGGTCGTTGAATCGGACTGGGCTCTCCACTGGGGGGAAGCGCGGAGGGACCGGGCATTCCAAGAGCGGACAGCATTCCACCGTCATCCTCTTGATACATCTGCCGGAAGCCTTCGATCATCTTTTTGACTTCGGGGTCCTGGCAAGCGATATGCTCTCCACGTTTGATTGCGGATTGCAATTTATCTTCGAGGATTTTTCGGCGTACAAACTTGCTCATGGTTCGTCCCTCATGTAATCTCGGCTAAGATGCCGCGAATCCTGGACAATGTATTGTCCGATTCCGTTGATTGTGGTTAAATGCATGTATATTCTCCACATCTTTATTAATCGGCCTCAATCGCTGAATATTAAATCTAGGGTAACTTGATAATCGTATGAAATCCACTTATTTTTCTTCAGCTCTTTCTGGAATCATGGCTGCGACCTGCTGCGGCGTTTTGATGGTTGGCTGCCAAACCCAGGAAACGAACCTATTTAAGCAGAATATCCATGACTCGCTTGAGCACTATTATGATGGCGAAAACCTCGAACGGCAGCGGGATTTTGACGGCGCCGCAGAGGCGTATAAAAAGTCCATTGAGATTTCTGCCAGACCGCGCGCGTATTATCGGCTCGCAATGGTTACGATGGCCGAAGGCGACTATCAGTCAGGAGAAGCCTATTTGCGCGAGGCCGTGCGGCTAAGCCCATCTTTCACGGAGGCGCAGCAACGCATTGAAATGCTGCAGGAGAAAAAGGCGAGTGGAGACACAGACCCCGCCTCTCCTTGGGGGCCGCGCGCAGGCGACGCGGCTTCGGCGGATGCACCTCAAACTGAAGTGAATCCCACGCCTCAAACTCCAGTTGTGTCTGAGCCTTCAGTAGAAGAAAACACGGCTCCAGCCGCAGCACAGATTGATGCAAATCAAGAGGCGAGCCAAGCGTTCCAAAACAAAAATTGGCAACAAGCGTTGACGCTTTACAGTCAGCTGGCGGAGAGCGACCCCAATAATGCGCTGTTTCAATACAGGCTTGGATTTGTTCATCAGCAAATAGGGAAGCCCAGTGACGCGGCCGCTGCCATCGAAAAAGCGGTTGAACTGAATCCCGCTTTTGCTTCTGCGTGGAACGATCTCGGTATTGTTTATGAGTCGATGGGGCGTTCTAGTGAAGCGGTTGGCGCTTATCAGAACGCCATCGCAAAAGGGCCTGAGAACAGCGCTTATTACAATCTCGCCGTCTTGATGGAAAAACAGGGCGAGTTTAAAGAAGCCATTTCGTTGTATGAGAAATTCATAGCGTCTGAGAGACCGGGCGAGTTTAAAGATCGCGCTGAAGCCCAAATGACGAAATTGAGGCGGTATGCCTACTGATATGGCTGCAACCAGCAGTCTTGCTCAATCACGCTTACTTGACGTTGTTTTGGAAGCGCAGCGGCTTCTCGAGCGACGAATGATGCGCATCAGCCAGGCCGTAGATGGGGTTGCGCTATCGATTGCGTCAGTGCGAAAGCATTTTGGCGAGGAGATCCATTTCATGTTGAAGAACAAGTTAGGCCTCACGAAAAACCAGGCGCAGAAACTATTTTACGATTACAAGAACAAAGGGAAAGATGAAGACCCGGAAAATGGCTCCAAAGATCAGCAACCGGGGCAGCCTGAGGAGCAAGGGAACGTCGAGCAGAAGATTTCGATGATTATGAATTACATGCATGATACTTCCACCAAATTAGACCAGATTGAAAAAGACATCTCATACCTAAAAGAGCAAGTGGACCGGATTCTAGAGAAAATCTAGAATCCACAGTTTCATTGATTTATCCACCAGTTAAGTTTACATAATATATATTATGCGAATATGAGGTGCGGTTTTTTAATCCGCCTCTGCAATGAACTTTCTGTCTTTTTTCATTCCTTTCTCCCTTTAAAATCGTAATACAGAACGAATACTATGGATTGCAAATCCAGATAGATACCGTTGAGGAGCGTATAATGAGAGTTTGGGTTTTCCTGTTTGCAGTTGGGTTCTTGATTTCACCTGCTTTTTCAGAACCAACCACCGATTTAGCCCAGCATGACGCTGAGACGAAATTAATCGTCTTGCAAAATCCCTATCTGCAGGTGTTTCTTTCCTACGATAACCAGATTCACTTGCAGTCAATTACATATAGCAACCAGCCCTTCCTGCGGGTTCCTGATGGCGCTTCTTTTCCAACAGGCTCAAGGCTCAAATTGTATAAGAAGCATCCCAAGGAATCGCGCGAAGAGTATGCCCTGCCAAATAAATATACCGCGCAGGTTGTTTCGGATGGCGAAAAATCAAAGATTGATATCCAAGGCCAGGATGGACCGGTATTCCAAATTCAGAGTTCTTACCTCTTTAAGCAAAACGAATCAACGCTTTATATTGAATCCAAAATCACCAATCAGTCTGACGAGACGATTGAATTTTATCCCAGCGAAGAAAATGTCTATAGCACCGAATTCGGCGTTAGTGGGATGTTAAATCCTTATTTTCGCTTATATGCACCGGTTTCTGATGAGATTTCTTCTGTCACGGATATGAAATTTCTATCTGGAAGTCCTGGAGATAAGCAATTTAAACTCGATAAAGATAAAGGGATTTTTGAATTGAAGCATGAACGCCGTGGAGCGGAATTCATGTTTACGAGAGATGAAAACTGGCTTGCTGCGGCTACCGTTCGCGATATTGTTAAAAAAACAGGAATGGTGTGTAGCGTCGATTATAAATTCAATAAACCTCTTGAAAATGTTAAAGATAACGTGATAGTCCTCTTAAGCAATTTTAGCAAGGATAATAAAATATCTACAGACAAGCAGGGTGTGCTTCGAGGTATTAAACCGTTATCAACTCATGTCACCTATGTTCATGGAAAAGTGCGGTTAGCGGCGGGTGAATCTATCTCCTACAAACAAACTTGGGGGTTGGGATCAAGCATTTTACCGATAACGACTGTAGAAAATGGGATTGCTTATTTCAGGCGCCTGGAAGCGTATAAAGTTGAGAACGGCTTTGCGCTGTTTTCGATTTCAACCAACCCCGCTAAAGGTACAGCGGCGTTTCAATGCGTTGGCGATGATGGACTTCCCTTCCGAACGGATACAGTCGTTGTACTGAACCCAT from Candidatus Hinthialibacter antarcticus carries:
- a CDS encoding PadR family transcriptional regulator, with the translated sequence MKFNRELLKGHLKPIILSIFNDGPCHAYAFNQRLEDKSLGVFSIAEGTVYPSLHKFEKEGLIESKWEERENKPNVKVYSITTKGKKFLEESAREWSFFSRAMNMLLEKSSPE
- the dtd gene encoding D-aminoacyl-tRNA deacylase, which gives rise to MKAILQRVSRASVTIDGEMVGQIGQGLLVLLGVAKDDSADDMKWLVDKFCNLRIFANQDGKFDKSLLDIQGELLIVSQFTLFADCRKGRRPNFDAAAPPQKAEQLYNQAVDYCRSKGVRTETGRFAAMMDVELVNDGPVTIELNSKTI
- a CDS encoding tetratricopeptide repeat protein; the protein is MKSTYFSSALSGIMAATCCGVLMVGCQTQETNLFKQNIHDSLEHYYDGENLERQRDFDGAAEAYKKSIEISARPRAYYRLAMVTMAEGDYQSGEAYLREAVRLSPSFTEAQQRIEMLQEKKASGDTDPASPWGPRAGDAASADAPQTEVNPTPQTPVVSEPSVEENTAPAAAQIDANQEASQAFQNKNWQQALTLYSQLAESDPNNALFQYRLGFVHQQIGKPSDAAAAIEKAVELNPAFASAWNDLGIVYESMGRSSEAVGAYQNAIAKGPENSAYYNLAVLMEKQGEFKEAISLYEKFIASERPGEFKDRAEAQMTKLRRYAY